The genomic window CGTGTCGTGACGGGTTGCTCTACAAGGGCCTGCCCCATGGCCGCAGCGCTAAGAGTCGCGACGCAACGCAGCCACTGGTACCTGCTGCTTGCGGGCACGGCGCCGATAGGAGAGCCGGCAGCGTTGGCACGCCATTGCCAGCTGCCCTCTACGGGGCCCCCTcgcgccctcctcttctgccaCAGCACGAGGACGCGTACGTTGGTAGTGCGATGAACGGCAGGGACGTCGTTGACCTGAGGCAGCAGACGGTGTCATCGGCTGCCCAGTCCGCCTTGCCGTCGTCCGCCTCGTCTACAGCCCCATTTTCACAGCCGCAGGCGCCACCGGCGGCCTTCAATCAGTTTATCTGTGAGACCCATCCCCGCCAGCTGCAGTTACTCTACTGCACGGCATGCGAGGAGCTCACGTGTCCGTACTGCGCCAGCGTTGGGGCGCATCGCACTCACgtcgtggtggaggcgagggaaaaggcagcagctgtgcgtgccgaggcggaggcgctaCAGGAGAAACTGCGCTACTGGTTGGTCCAGTACAGGAAGACGGAAGAGGGACTGAGGGCGGAGCAGGCCCGTTACGCCGCGCGACAGAGGCGAGACTTGCGCTTCGTACAGCGGCGCTTCTTGACGCTGAAGCAGGCACTTCACCAGGCCGAGTGTTCAATAACGCAGACAGTCCAGGAGGCGCAGTGCAGGCCGCCGCTCGCCGAGGCTGCCGCCATGGTCGCCAAGTACTCGCAAGCGCTCGCCCCTATAGACGCAGCTTTGCGTCGCTACCACAGCTTAGTAGTTGCGAGCGGTGGCGGGTCCCTCACAGAGCGCACTCGCGGTTCCATGAGCAGTGTGCCTGAGTTGCTGCACTTCCTTTGCACAACCCCGCCGCTGATTCACCAAGTGCAAGACAGCTTTGCTCAGCacaaggacgaggagaggcgcCTGCACGACGCCATTGTGGACTATGAGACCCGGTCCCAGGCGAATGAAGCGTTCTTTCAGCATTTTGACTGGACGagcctgcgccagctgctggtgAACCTCGGTAGCGTCCGCACCAGCATGGTTGACATGGCGGAGCCGCAGCAGTCCGCTTCGGTGGGATCATTCTACAGTAGCtgggctgcaccaccgcaacTGGATGAGGCCACCTCGCTCTGTGTTCCGGGCAAGACACATAGTCAGCTAAGTACCGTCACGGGGCGAGCGCGCAGTCAAACGTCAATGGTACTATCTTCGCCGGTCCGTgacgccagcagcgacgtaTCGCGTCGACTACTGGACAACCTACCTCTGGATACTTACGTACAGAGCGATCACAGTGCCGCTTcatcgccatcgctgctACTCTGCAGTAAGTCGCCACCGACACGGCAGACTCGCttcctgcagcgctgtctGACGGACTTCCGGCGAGGCTACATTTGGGTCATCCATAGCGCCACATCGTACTTCGCTCCTGGGCAGCGGAAGACAGTCTGTTCCACACCATTCCGCCTGCTTGGTGCATCCTGGGAGCTGCGCATTGCCCCGCTCCCACGAGCACGTCACCATGGCGGCAACGCGCCTTCCacgctggtggcggcgccggagATCAGCGAGAACATGATGACCACTGCGACATCTAGGTCAACATCGCCCAACTTGCTGGAAGGAGGCGACAGCGAGTTCAGTGGTGGCCAGGCATGTAGCTCGCCCCTTGTTTCACACTCCATGCAGGGGGACCACTACACCTTCACGGCAgacggcgtcagcagcactctcgtggcggtggtgccgccgcccgacgaggaggaggagtggctgggcctctttctctttccgctGCAACATCGTCTGCGCTTAAACTTCCGTGTTATCGTCTTCTCCGAGGTGGCGTGGACGGAGTGGCAGGTGACGGGGTGGGTGGCGCAGTTTGCCGGGAGGGGATGGGGTCTCTACCCCTTCCTGCACCGCAGAGAGCTGATGCGAACCGACAAGCTGGCTCGTGATAACACGGTGAAGATTTGCATAGCCCCCACCAGCGACCTGTATTAGAGGTTTTtagaggtgaggtgaggcCCGACGAGGGAAGGTCTCTGTGCGAATCAGGAGTAAATAcctctgttttcctttgcttcgCTGTgcacccctcaccccctctctctctctctctcgcttctcccgctcttctctgccactgTATCTGTGCGCTTGTCTGTACGCCTGTGCATCCTCGTGGCACGCGTGTGCGACACTGGTGTCAGCTGTTGGAGGTTTCGCCTTTGCTTCCCTTCTTCGTCCTTACTCCGGCGTTTTTCGCTGCCTTGTGTCGCCTTCTCTTGTCTGTTCGCTCGCGTTGGCTTATTCCGTGGAATTCGTGATGGGCCGATGCACGACGCCCTCATCTTTGTTGCAGCCAAACTCAGGAAATACGTTGTTTGCATCAAAGTGGTTGGCCGTACTTACCACAGCCGTTTTGTGCAAGTGCTCATGAGAggggcggaggggaggggagaggacgcATTGTACACTACTCATCATCATGTCTTCAGGACAATGATGGCAGGCAAAGGCGGAGAAGGTAAAGACGACTGCGTGCCCTGCACATCTGCGATGTTCTTGGTGCCTCCTTATCTCTTGTGTCCTCCCCCTTTGAGCTCCATTAATATCTGCGCGTGTCCTGCCCGTCAAGCCGATGTCTCTGagtctctctcgccctcgcgCGATCTCAACCTTTCTTTTGGTTTCACTGCGCCTTGGTGCCATGCGCAAGTGGAGACTTCAGTGGTCATGCACGcttgcactgctgctgctactgctgctacCTTTCCTCGAACCACCGCATTCGCCGGTGCGTTGACGTGCCATGCTGCAattctttcctccctcgctcctccttttctggACCTCAATTTCCTCTCGGCCGACACTGCAGGTGTCTACACCATATCACCCGTGTGCCCACACGTttccctgcctctctctctttttcctttttctccaCCCTGGCTACTCGCTCCCTTACCTCCTGTAGTATTACGGTATGCTGCTGTCACGCAGCCACAGACACCGAGGCTCGCTTTTCCAAGACATCAGGAGCATGAAAAGCGGGACGTTGAGTTGCGCATTGGagttctcttttttctttgcttgtttgtctTCTCCACCCTTCGAGTCATCAGCGGGAGTATTCTTTGACTGCGTTGACACGGAAAGctcgcttccccccctttccccctttcatGAGCTGCACTATCGGTCGTCATCGTCGTACCAGTGAGGTGGTGATTGTGAGATAGCTGCGTTCAGCAATTGACCGTGCTAGACCACGTCCGCCATCACCACGgctccagcaccaccacattTCTGTTCTCTTCGGTGGTCGTTCTACGTGCGCGGAGTCCTGGCCTTTCCACGCCTGTGCACTTAC from Leishmania panamensis strain MHOM/PA/94/PSC-1 chromosome 32 sequence includes these protein-coding regions:
- a CDS encoding hypothetical protein (TriTrypDB/GeneDB-style sysID: LpmP.32.3530), whose protein sequence is MAASSCASSPHMYLRIVVYCDDSQTPHTLPDVRVPWRVNEVWRFVESQVGQRAKVLSYWNYTHNRYELLRDVRDLLQADGRLLSRHPRTAPNGAATVTHADETTAPGSGDASVGGLDREGATLCIYCCQLWMETVLIQLEPVDKRRDREEYDELRSHVARWLGNKHVGFEVKEVVRIRCPFLTRMFDETRSTRLSSNREKVQLLYYSNNAWSVRDVLQYGFLLSNGVPKSLEAVPRGAETGLSTPAPPVPGAASASSSSLSPAPTPTNTLLTPFVFTSSMLSTRVKYMPANRVPHKVLLCEVAPGRRFMTDQGLTGENPDKQAFPIPAVKPPRGYDSVCYIRAKKQKTSLRTEEASEIAAEDLSLVQVQVQHSYQALPRYLLTVVPSAVTPSVQQHRESGWCATASPVRTPGTTAQAAAAREDGRRMSPAGQVRSRPSSPSPPSKHYNMKEWFKSSPRRRTVSMGSGMSTGWETSAATSSPQSARGMLREVRYADNSVPRQRAASDTIPGRASEAMRSRSDTSEQHRIARKGGVEDDIDNAVHHGRGGLIGSIELDTVGGRSTGTAGYGGRARRLPWTSGSCSADSGGFCSVSPKYDASYGSVRAASAPRAPPTQGASLLNPCAAQLSPSMNSAWATGGVAPSPSFNTAYYVPSCRDGLLYKGLPHGRSAKSRDATQPLVPAACGHGADRRAGSVGTPLPAALYGAPSRPPLLPQHEDAYVGSAMNGRDVVDLRQQTVSSAAQSALPSSASSTAPFSQPQAPPAAFNQFICETHPRQLQLLYCTACEELTCPYCASVGAHRTHVVVEAREKAAAVRAEAEALQEKLRYWLVQYRKTEEGLRAEQARYAARQRRDLRFVQRRFLTLKQALHQAECSITQTVQEAQCRPPLAEAAAMVAKYSQALAPIDAALRRYHSLVVASGGGSLTERTRGSMSSVPELLHFLCTTPPLIHQVQDSFAQHKDEERRLHDAIVDYETRSQANEAFFQHFDWTSLRQLLVNLGSVRTSMVDMAEPQQSASVGSFYSSWAAPPQLDEATSLCVPGKTHSQLSTVTGRARSQTSMVLSSPVRDASSDVSRRLLDNLPLDTYVQSDHSAASSPSLLLCSKSPPTRQTRFLQRCLTDFRRGYIWVIHSATSYFAPGQRKTVCSTPFRLLGASWELRIAPLPRARHHGGNAPSTLVAAPEISENMMTTATSRSTSPNLLEGGDSEFSGGQACSSPLVSHSMQGDHYTFTADGVSSTLVAVVPPPDEEEEWLGLFLFPLQHRLRLNFRVIVFSEVAWTEWQVTGWVAQFAGRGWGLYPFLHRRELMRTDKLARDNTVKICIAPTSDLY